DNA sequence from the candidate division WOR-3 bacterium genome:
TGTAAGTCGGAAAAGAGGTGTCCACCCAGACTGTTCCGCTCCCGCCTGTAATTGTAAAGCCAGTCAATACGCAAGATGCGTCGCCGACGTTTTTGAAAAAGACAGTGCTGGCCGTGTCGGAATTCGCTGGAGCTGATCCGTCGATGACAGTATTGATTATGTGAGAACAGTCATTGTCAGTGATAAAATAACTTGCGACAACAATATATTTACTGTCGATAAACAAATTTTCTCTGTACTTTCCCTCTCCAACAAGCACTGTATCACCGTAATATCCGGCGGAATCTATTGCTTCCTGTATTGACAAATATTCTTCGGGGACTCTTATTATGTCTGCATGTGCCTTTGCAGAAACTGCGACAAAGAAAATTGCGACAGCGTGTTTTAAAACCGGAAATTTCATCTGTACTCCTTTCCTGAAGTTTTGCGATTATTGGATCTTCTCTGACCAGTTCACAGGTCCTCCAATCTTTTTTATGCTTATAAAAGTGGAGACTTTATTATTTTTGTCGACCGAATTTAAAAAGCCGGACTATCTATTTTGAAAAATAATTGAAATAAATGAAAAAATTTTAGACGCTTTTTTTAAACTGAACAGGCGTCATCCCTGTAAGCTTCTTGAAAACGTCATTAAAAGTGGATTTTGAGTTGAATCCTACCTCGTAGAGTATCTGAAGAACGGTTTTATATTCCATCTGAGGATCTTTGAGCATTTTTTTTGCCTCTTCAATTCTATGTTTGTTTATCAAACCGTAAAAATTGGTTTTGAAACGGACGTTGATGACTGTTGACAGTTTCCAGGGCTGGACAGAAAGCATCTGTGAAAAGTCTTCAATGGTAAGAGCGGGTTTTAAAAATGGTTTTTTTTCTTTTATAAATCTCTTTACCTCCAGTTCAAGAATATCCATTTCTTCTTGATCTAGTCTATTTCCATTTTTTGCCTGATCTATTCCTTCGAAGTCTTTGAACCTCAAAAGACTTTTAAAAAAAAGAACCGTAACGTAAAACAGATATATGGATATCGAAAAAAGATCGACAATTTTCAGCAGATCGTTGGATACTATATTGAAAATCGAAAACAGCGATCTTGACACGATGAAAATCCAGTGGAGACTGATTAGAAGCAAGAGGGAATACATCCACGACAGGCTGATTTTCTCCAGGGACGAATACTTGTCCAGAATTCCGGATTGGTAATTTCTGACGATCTTAAAAATGAGAACAACATAAATTGCTATCTGAATGAAATTACCAGTCCAAAATACGTTCCAAAGATACACGTCGAAAGTTTTATAAATCAGTTGATTTTTGGAAGAAACGCCCGAAACGTAAAATAAATAAGCGAAACTCAGGTACAGGGCAACTATAGCAAAAGGAGCGAAATTGAGCCAATCCTTAGCTTTCAGTACGTATTTCTTGAAGCACATTGATTTAACATACAGATACAGAGTCGGAGCCAGGAGAAAATATAAGGAGCTGGTCACGATAAGTAAATAAAGATGATAATCATAGGACAGAATTTTAAACCTGAAAACAAACCACCTGGTCATTAATAGAGCTTTTACAAGAAAAAAGGAAGCAAGAAGATCTCTGTTCTGTTTATTTTTTGTATTATAAAAAAAAAGAACCGTAACAAGTATGAATAGTTCAAATCCTGCAGTCGTGAGGACAAAATCGGTCAAAGAGTCGATCATGTCCAAATTTTATTTAACCCTGAGATTGTTGTCAATTATTTGTCTGTTAATTTTTTCGAGAATTGCTTTTTAAAATTGCGATGATATAATTTTTAAATATTCTCAACAACGGAGGTAGACTATGAAGGTAATGTTTTTACTGGCATTTCTCATTGCGTTCTCTATATCGTTGAATTCTGAAGTAGTAAACCCCGATCCCGAGATAGTAGAACTCGGAGAAATGACAGTCATAGGTTATCAGTCCCTTATCAGTATGAAGCACAATCTGATATTCGATCTTTGGATGAGATACATGGCCAAGATCGGAGAGATCCAGAATCTATCCGACCCTAAAGTCAGCTT
Encoded proteins:
- a CDS encoding helix-turn-helix transcriptional regulator; this encodes MIDSLTDFVLTTAGFELFILVTVLFFYNTKNKQNRDLLASFFLVKALLMTRWFVFRFKILSYDYHLYLLIVTSSLYFLLAPTLYLYVKSMCFKKYVLKAKDWLNFAPFAIVALYLSFAYLFYVSGVSSKNQLIYKTFDVYLWNVFWTGNFIQIAIYVVLIFKIVRNYQSGILDKYSSLEKISLSWMYSLLLLISLHWIFIVSRSLFSIFNIVSNDLLKIVDLFSISIYLFYVTVLFFKSLLRFKDFEGIDQAKNGNRLDQEEMDILELEVKRFIKEKKPFLKPALTIEDFSQMLSVQPWKLSTVINVRFKTNFYGLINKHRIEEAKKMLKDPQMEYKTVLQILYEVGFNSKSTFNDVFKKLTGMTPVQFKKSV